From Pseudomonas vanderleydeniana, the proteins below share one genomic window:
- a CDS encoding tetratricopeptide repeat protein, whose protein sequence is METFELDELIHEQIKAFCQLGDEHLESGNFKAAIDQYNLAWELIPEPKNDWEAATWVLAAIGDACFQGEFFTSAKEALEYAMTCPDAVGNPFLHLRLGQVLYEKDETDRAADELMRAYMAAGDEIFDNDDPKYFAFLKTRAVI, encoded by the coding sequence ATGGAAACTTTCGAATTGGATGAATTGATCCATGAGCAGATCAAGGCGTTTTGCCAATTGGGTGATGAACATCTGGAGAGCGGTAATTTCAAGGCTGCCATCGATCAGTACAACCTAGCGTGGGAGTTGATTCCAGAACCCAAAAATGACTGGGAAGCGGCGACATGGGTGCTTGCCGCTATCGGTGATGCCTGTTTTCAGGGAGAATTCTTTACCTCCGCAAAAGAGGCCCTTGAGTATGCGATGACTTGTCCCGATGCGGTCGGCAATCCATTTTTGCATTTGCGTTTGGGCCAAGTACTGTACGAAAAAGATGAAACTGATCGAGCCGCCGATGAACTTATGCGAGCATACATGGCGGCTGGAGATGAGATTTTTGACAACGACGACCCTAAGTATTTCGCGTTCCTAAAAACGCGGGCCGTGATTTAA
- a CDS encoding LysR family transcriptional regulator produces the protein MNRNELRKADINLMVVFETLMQERNVTRAADKLFVGQPTLSAALNRLRARFNDPLFIRVGHRMEPTARANEIIHHLSPALDALSTALSLTRGFNPASSDMTFRIGLSDDVEYSLLPPLLRALRKEAPGIVLVIKQVNYWNVSELLKSGEITVAVCITLELPANAKRKLLRNMKPMVVRADASPEPITLDDYCSRPHVVVSHVANISGFADEWLAAIGRKRKAVLSVPQYVAVPTLMASTDLLCNLPDHLALTLHERGLLRAEPLPFATPTLGLSLVWLSLTDSDPAERWLRKKMEQFMSDHSLIAPVSAVV, from the coding sequence ATGAATCGCAATGAGCTGCGCAAGGCGGACATCAACCTGATGGTCGTCTTTGAGACGTTGATGCAGGAGCGAAACGTGACCCGAGCGGCCGATAAGCTGTTCGTGGGCCAGCCCACCCTCAGTGCGGCACTCAATCGCCTGCGCGCACGCTTCAACGACCCGCTGTTCATCCGCGTCGGCCATCGCATGGAGCCCACGGCCCGGGCCAACGAAATCATCCATCATTTGTCGCCGGCGCTGGATGCCCTGTCGACGGCCCTGAGCCTGACCCGTGGTTTCAATCCCGCCAGCAGCGACATGACTTTCCGCATCGGCCTGTCTGACGACGTCGAATACAGTTTGCTACCGCCCTTGTTACGCGCGTTGCGCAAGGAAGCACCGGGCATCGTGCTGGTCATCAAGCAGGTCAACTACTGGAATGTATCGGAGTTGCTCAAGTCGGGCGAAATTACTGTGGCGGTCTGCATCACGCTTGAACTGCCGGCAAATGCGAAGCGCAAGCTGTTGCGTAACATGAAACCGATGGTCGTGCGTGCCGACGCATCGCCCGAGCCCATCACGCTCGACGATTACTGCTCACGTCCCCATGTGGTGGTCTCACATGTGGCGAACATCTCCGGCTTCGCTGATGAATGGCTGGCCGCGATCGGCCGCAAGCGCAAGGCGGTACTGTCGGTACCGCAATACGTAGCGGTGCCGACGCTGATGGCCAGTACCGACCTGCTGTGCAACCTGCCGGATCACTTGGCTCTCACACTCCATGAACGAGGTTTGCTGCGGGCAGAGCCTTTACCCTTCGCGACACCGACCCTGGGGTTGTCGCTCGTGTGGCTGAGCCTGACGGACAGCGACCCTGCCGAGCGTTGGTTGCGCAAGAAAATGGAGCAGTTCATGAGCGATCACAGCCTGATCGCGCCGGTGTCGGCGGTGGTTTGA
- a CDS encoding MurR/RpiR family transcriptional regulator, translated as MTKEIGNSITGGAERLGQLIGSIQARSGDLAASEAKVVAVLLADPLFVGASTTAQVAARAGVSPPSVIRAVRAIGFGGFAELKIEIARARGTTQFFAPPEALAANASSAAVLETSIRAGTDALTALGGALELAALERAIDTILSGRQVIAFGAGPSSTVAADAVFRLRAVGVMTIGIADHLSAMIATRLLGPGDVVIAVSSTGRTSSTLAIADAAASAGASVIAITNQYGTPLANLADTVLAVGGAPLPAQMAAAGSRLAQLVVVDALVAGIALLDPERSRRAERAGIDLPDID; from the coding sequence ATGACTAAAGAAATTGGTAATTCCATTACAGGCGGTGCCGAGCGATTGGGACAATTGATCGGCAGCATTCAGGCACGCAGCGGCGATCTCGCTGCCAGCGAGGCGAAAGTCGTCGCGGTCCTGCTCGCCGATCCGTTGTTTGTCGGTGCAAGCACTACCGCACAGGTGGCCGCCCGTGCCGGTGTCTCGCCGCCCAGCGTGATTCGCGCGGTGCGGGCAATCGGTTTTGGCGGATTCGCCGAGCTGAAGATCGAGATCGCCCGTGCCCGCGGGACCACCCAATTCTTTGCGCCACCTGAAGCCCTCGCCGCGAACGCGTCTTCGGCCGCCGTGCTGGAGACGTCCATCCGAGCAGGCACCGACGCCCTGACCGCGCTCGGTGGCGCCCTTGAGCTCGCAGCGCTCGAGAGGGCAATCGATACGATCCTCTCTGGACGCCAGGTGATTGCCTTCGGAGCCGGCCCCTCCTCCACGGTCGCCGCCGATGCGGTCTTTCGCCTGCGTGCGGTCGGCGTAATGACCATCGGCATTGCGGACCACTTGTCGGCCATGATCGCCACACGCCTGCTGGGCCCCGGTGATGTTGTCATCGCCGTCAGTTCGACCGGTCGCACCTCATCCACGCTCGCCATCGCCGATGCCGCCGCCTCTGCCGGGGCTTCGGTCATTGCCATCACCAACCAGTACGGCACACCCCTGGCAAACCTCGCGGATACCGTGCTGGCGGTGGGCGGTGCGCCGTTGCCGGCGCAGATGGCGGCAGCGGGCAGCAGGCTGGCCCAACTCGTGGTCGTTGACGCGTTGGTCGCGGGTATCGCCCTGCTCGATCCGGAGCGCAGCCGTCGCGCAGAGCGGGCAGGTATCGACCTGCCCGATATCGACTGA
- a CDS encoding AAA family ATPase: MLIVFSGLPGTGKTTIASELASRTSAVYLRIDTIEQALRNSGALAQDVGRSGYMVANELALSNLRFGSTVIVDCVNPVMESRNAWSEIATRSGTPLVDIQVICSDKYEHQRRVETRKIDIPGLSPPTWQSVLDHEYEPWDNAPFEIDTALTSPADAVAMITKRFLSEG; this comes from the coding sequence GTGCTTATTGTCTTCAGCGGCCTTCCAGGTACAGGAAAAACGACGATAGCAAGTGAACTTGCTAGCAGAACAAGTGCGGTGTATCTGCGGATCGATACAATTGAGCAGGCTCTCCGAAACTCGGGTGCTCTGGCACAAGACGTAGGGCGAAGCGGTTATATGGTCGCTAATGAGCTTGCTCTGAGCAATCTTCGTTTTGGCAGTACAGTCATAGTCGACTGTGTTAACCCAGTAATGGAAAGCCGAAACGCCTGGAGCGAGATTGCGACTCGCTCTGGTACTCCATTAGTGGACATCCAGGTGATTTGTTCTGATAAATATGAACACCAACGGCGGGTAGAAACTAGGAAAATTGATATCCCTGGCCTATCGCCACCAACCTGGCAATCTGTATTGGATCATGAATATGAACCGTGGGATAACGCACCGTTTGAAATAGACACTGCCTTGACCTCTCCGGCGGATGCCGTGGCAATGATCACTAAACGATTTTTATCCGAGGGGTAG
- a CDS encoding oxidoreductase, whose protein sequence is MTTKAEAGVAVLGPGAIGTTIAAALHEVGRTPLLCGRTPRDSLTLRDRGRLVVVPGPVQTDPAGIDRPVDLVFLAVKATQTAAAAAWLAALSGPDTVVCVLQNGIEQLESVTPHCPQARVVPAVVWFPAQAQADGSVHLRGNVRISLPDTSASQVVAQALKGTRCSVELASNFNALAWRKLMQNAVAGLMALTHRRAGMFNRSDISRLTLDYLQECLAVARAEGVELGDEVPRAILDTFQAFPADMGTSILTDREAGRPLEWDIRNGIIARRGRVHGIATPISDVLVPLLAAASDGAG, encoded by the coding sequence ATGACCACAAAAGCTGAAGCAGGCGTCGCGGTTCTGGGGCCCGGTGCGATCGGTACCACGATCGCCGCAGCGCTGCACGAAGTCGGCCGTACTCCGTTGCTGTGTGGGCGTACTCCCCGCGACAGCCTGACGCTGCGCGATAGGGGTCGCCTTGTCGTTGTGCCTGGTCCGGTTCAGACGGATCCGGCAGGGATTGATCGGCCGGTCGACCTCGTCTTTCTCGCGGTCAAGGCGACTCAAACCGCGGCGGCGGCAGCCTGGCTGGCGGCGTTGAGCGGTCCGGACACTGTCGTGTGCGTGCTCCAGAACGGCATCGAGCAGTTGGAGAGCGTCACCCCGCATTGCCCGCAGGCGCGGGTCGTTCCCGCTGTCGTGTGGTTCCCTGCGCAGGCGCAAGCCGACGGTTCGGTGCACTTGCGTGGCAACGTGCGCATCAGCTTGCCTGACACTTCGGCTTCCCAGGTGGTGGCGCAGGCACTGAAAGGCACCCGGTGCTCGGTGGAGCTGGCCTCGAACTTCAACGCCCTGGCGTGGCGCAAGCTGATGCAGAATGCGGTGGCCGGGCTCATGGCACTCACGCATCGTCGTGCGGGAATGTTCAACCGGTCCGACATTTCCAGGCTCACCCTGGACTATCTGCAGGAGTGTCTGGCCGTGGCACGTGCCGAGGGTGTTGAACTGGGCGATGAGGTGCCCCGGGCCATTCTCGACACGTTTCAGGCATTCCCGGCCGACATGGGTACCTCCATCCTGACGGATCGCGAAGCCGGTCGGCCACTGGAGTGGGACATCCGCAACGGCATCATCGCGCGTCGCGGCCGGGTCCACGGCATTGCGACGCCCATCAGCGATGTTCTGGTGCCGCTTCTTGCCGCCGCCAGTGATGGCGCTGGCTGA
- a CDS encoding barstar family protein, whose product MTRLPLVEVDLSHAANSDEVHTLLSNALDFPGWYGCNWDAFWDAITGLVPMPLKLKILGWDGFSRRLPNDARLLKACLDDMHAQYPDEASNVEFG is encoded by the coding sequence ATGACGAGACTCCCGCTTGTCGAAGTCGACTTGAGTCACGCGGCAAACTCCGACGAGGTACACACCCTCTTGAGCAACGCTCTTGATTTTCCTGGATGGTACGGCTGCAACTGGGATGCCTTCTGGGATGCCATAACCGGCCTGGTCCCAATGCCCCTGAAACTGAAAATTCTGGGCTGGGACGGCTTTTCCAGGCGCTTGCCAAACGATGCCAGGTTGCTGAAAGCATGCCTGGATGACATGCACGCGCAGTATCCTGACGAAGCATCTAACGTTGAGTTCGGTTGA